A genomic region of Ewingella sp. CoE-038-23 contains the following coding sequences:
- the acnA gene encoding aconitate hydratase AcnA, whose translation MSSDLRKNSQDKLAALDKEYHYYSLPKAAQKLGDIQRLPKSLKVLLENLLRNVDGDTVTEEDLQALVDWQKTGHADREIAYRPARVLMQDFTGVPAVVDLAAMRQAVKRLGGNVDQVNPLSPVDLVIDHSVTVDEFGDDEAFDENVRLEMERNHERYIFLRWGQKAFNRFRVVPPGTGICHQVNLEYLGQTVWHEEIDGRTVAYPDTLVGTDSHTTMINGLGILGWGVGGIEAEAAMLGQPVSMLIPDVVGFKLTGKLSEGITATDLVLTVTQMLRKHGVVGKFVEFYGDGLADLPLADRATIANMSPEFGATCGFFPVDEVTLSYMKLSGRSDEQIALVESYSRAQGLWRHEGDEPIFTSSLELDMSLVESSLAGPKRPQDRVALPNVPKAFNAATELEIGNAKGKQSQSESFTLDGQHHQLTTGAVVIAAITSCTNTSNPSVLMAAGLLAKNAADRGLTSKPWVKTSLAPGSKVVTDYLNAAGLMPHLEKLGFNLVGYGCTTCIGNSGPLPDPIEAAIKEGDLTVGAVLSGNRNFEGRIHPLIKTNWLASPPLVVAYALAGNMKVDLTHDPLGEDQNGKPVYLKDIWPSANEIAKAVEQVKTDMFHKEYAEVFNGDANWQAIKVEGTPTYAWQEDSTYIRHPPFFSDMKAQPDPVEDIKDARILAILADSVTTDHISPAGNIKAESPAGRYLEQHGVPPKSFNSYGSRRGNHEVMMRGTFANIRIRNEMVPGVEGGFTRHIPSQDQLAIYDAAMRYQHESVPTAVIAGKEYGSGSSRDWAAKGPRLLGVRVVIAESFERIHRSNLIGMGILPLEFPQGVTRKTLKLTGDETISVSGMQSLKPGQTVPVKITFADGHVETVDARCRIDTGNELTYFENGGILHYVIRKML comes from the coding sequence ATGTCGTCCGATCTTCGCAAGAATAGTCAGGATAAGCTGGCAGCCCTCGATAAGGAATATCACTATTACAGCCTGCCGAAAGCGGCACAAAAGCTGGGTGACATTCAACGCCTGCCAAAATCTCTAAAAGTCCTGCTGGAAAATTTACTGCGTAACGTGGATGGTGACACTGTCACCGAAGAGGATTTACAGGCGCTGGTGGATTGGCAGAAAACCGGCCACGCCGACCGCGAAATTGCCTACCGACCGGCCCGCGTACTGATGCAAGATTTCACCGGCGTTCCCGCCGTGGTTGACCTCGCGGCCATGCGCCAGGCGGTCAAGCGACTGGGTGGGAATGTCGACCAAGTCAATCCACTCTCCCCGGTGGATTTGGTTATTGACCACTCGGTCACCGTGGATGAGTTCGGCGACGACGAGGCATTTGACGAAAACGTCCGTCTCGAAATGGAACGTAACCACGAGCGTTACATTTTCCTGCGCTGGGGGCAAAAGGCCTTCAACCGTTTCCGCGTTGTCCCGCCGGGCACCGGGATTTGTCACCAGGTCAACCTTGAGTATCTCGGCCAAACCGTCTGGCACGAAGAGATTGACGGCCGCACCGTCGCCTATCCTGACACCCTAGTCGGCACCGACTCCCACACCACCATGATTAACGGACTCGGCATTCTCGGCTGGGGCGTGGGCGGTATCGAGGCAGAAGCCGCGATGCTCGGCCAGCCGGTTTCCATGCTGATCCCAGACGTGGTGGGCTTCAAACTCACCGGCAAACTGAGTGAAGGCATTACCGCCACCGACCTTGTGCTGACGGTCACCCAAATGCTACGTAAGCACGGCGTGGTGGGTAAATTCGTCGAGTTCTATGGCGACGGCCTGGCGGACCTGCCGCTGGCCGACCGCGCGACCATTGCCAATATGTCCCCTGAGTTCGGCGCGACCTGCGGCTTCTTCCCGGTTGACGAAGTGACCCTCAGCTACATGAAACTCAGCGGGCGCAGCGACGAGCAAATTGCACTGGTCGAGTCCTACAGCCGCGCGCAGGGCCTGTGGCGTCACGAAGGCGACGAGCCAATCTTCACCAGCTCGCTGGAACTGGACATGTCGCTGGTGGAATCGAGCCTCGCTGGCCCGAAACGCCCGCAGGACCGCGTCGCCTTGCCGAATGTGCCAAAAGCCTTCAATGCCGCGACCGAGCTGGAAATCGGCAATGCCAAAGGCAAGCAGAGCCAGTCTGAAAGTTTCACCCTCGACGGCCAGCATCACCAGCTCACCACTGGCGCGGTGGTCATTGCGGCCATCACCTCTTGTACCAACACTTCCAACCCGAGCGTGCTGATGGCGGCGGGCCTGCTGGCGAAGAACGCGGCGGATCGCGGCTTAACCAGTAAACCTTGGGTGAAAACCTCGCTGGCCCCCGGCTCGAAAGTGGTGACCGACTACCTCAACGCCGCTGGCCTGATGCCGCATCTGGAAAAGCTCGGCTTCAATCTCGTCGGCTACGGCTGTACCACCTGTATCGGGAACTCAGGTCCACTGCCTGACCCGATTGAGGCGGCGATCAAAGAGGGCGACCTGACCGTGGGCGCGGTGCTTTCCGGCAACCGTAACTTCGAAGGGCGTATTCACCCGCTGATTAAAACCAACTGGCTGGCTTCTCCGCCGCTGGTGGTGGCCTACGCGCTGGCGGGTAACATGAAGGTTGATTTGACCCATGATCCTCTGGGCGAGGACCAAAACGGCAAGCCGGTCTACCTGAAAGACATCTGGCCGTCAGCCAATGAGATTGCCAAAGCCGTGGAGCAGGTGAAAACCGACATGTTCCACAAAGAGTATGCCGAAGTGTTCAACGGCGACGCCAACTGGCAGGCTATCAAGGTCGAAGGCACACCAACCTACGCGTGGCAGGAAGATTCTACCTACATCCGCCATCCGCCGTTCTTCAGCGACATGAAAGCCCAACCGGACCCGGTAGAGGACATCAAAGACGCGCGTATCCTGGCGATACTGGCCGACTCGGTGACCACTGACCACATTTCCCCGGCGGGGAATATCAAGGCTGAAAGCCCGGCAGGACGCTATTTAGAGCAGCACGGCGTACCGCCAAAATCCTTCAACTCCTACGGTTCTCGCCGTGGTAATCATGAAGTGATGATGCGCGGGACCTTCGCCAACATTCGTATTCGCAACGAAATGGTGCCGGGCGTGGAAGGGGGCTTCACTCGCCACATTCCGTCTCAGGACCAGTTAGCGATTTACGACGCCGCCATGCGTTATCAGCATGAAAGCGTGCCGACGGCGGTTATCGCCGGTAAAGAGTATGGCTCCGGCTCCAGCCGCGACTGGGCAGCGAAAGGCCCTCGCCTGCTGGGCGTTCGCGTGGTGATTGCCGAATCCTTCGAGCGTATCCACCGTTCGAACCTGATCGGCATGGGCATCCTGCCACTGGAATTCCCACAGGGCGTGACGCGCAAAACGCTGAAACTGACGGGTGACGAAACCATCAGCGTCAGCGGTATGCAGTCCCTCAAGCCGGGCCAGACGGTGCCAGTTAAAATCACCTTCGCCGACGGCCATGTCGAAACCGTCGATGCCCGTTGCCGTATCGACACCGGCAATGAGCTGACCTACTTCGAGAACGGCGGCATCCTGCACTATGTGATCCGCAAAATGCTCTAA
- the yciH gene encoding stress response translation initiation inhibitor YciH, translating to MKNDDNSRLVYSTDTGRIDEPKAKVERPKGDGIVRIQRQTSGRKGKGVCLITGVDGDDADLEKLAAELKKKCGCGGSVKEGVIEIQGDKRDLLKQLLEAKGMKVKLAGG from the coding sequence ATGAAAAATGATGATAACAGCCGTCTGGTGTACTCCACAGATACCGGCCGAATTGATGAGCCAAAAGCCAAAGTAGAACGCCCGAAAGGTGACGGTATTGTGCGTATTCAGCGCCAGACCAGCGGGCGCAAAGGCAAGGGCGTTTGCCTGATCACCGGCGTAGACGGTGATGACGCCGATCTGGAGAAACTGGCTGCTGAGCTGAAGAAGAAGTGCGGCTGCGGCGGTTCGGTGAAAGAGGGGGTGATCGAGATTCAGGGGGATAAGCGGGATTTGCTCAAACAGCTGCTTGAAGCCAAAGGCATGAAGGTGAAATTAGCCGGTGGCTGA
- the osmB gene encoding osmotically-inducible lipoprotein OsmB has translation MQLSSLTSKRIASIALVMTLAMSVTACGNWSKRDRNTAIGAGAGALGGAVLTDGSTLGTLGGAAVGGIVGHQVSK, from the coding sequence AAACGTATTGCCAGCATTGCTTTAGTGATGACCTTGGCAATGTCAGTCACTGCTTGTGGCAACTGGTCTAAACGCGACCGTAATACCGCCATTGGTGCGGGTGCCGGTGCATTGGGTGGTGCAGTACTGACTGATGGCAGTACTTTAGGGACATTAGGTGGTGCAGCAGTCGGCGGGATCGTAGGACATCAGGTCAGTAAATAG
- the pyrF gene encoding orotidine-5'-phosphate decarboxylase: MKSENNIHNNDLKSSPIVVALDYADKSAALAFADRIDPRDCRLKVGKEMFTHFGPQIVKDLQSRGFDVFLDLKFHDIPNTTAHAVAAAADLGVWMVNVHASGGARMMTAAKEALTSFGADAPLLIAVTVLTSMEGSDLADLGIQLSPADYAERLARLTRDCGLDGVVCSAQEASRFKAALGQEFKLVTPGIRPAGSKADDQRRVMTPVEALTAGVDYMVIGRPITQSADPAQTLRDIRASLR, encoded by the coding sequence ATGAAGTCTGAAAATAATATCCATAACAATGACTTAAAATCCTCACCCATTGTCGTTGCTCTCGACTACGCCGATAAGTCGGCGGCGCTGGCCTTTGCCGACCGCATCGACCCGCGCGATTGCCGTCTAAAAGTGGGTAAAGAGATGTTCACCCACTTCGGCCCGCAAATCGTTAAAGACCTGCAATCACGCGGTTTTGACGTATTCCTCGATTTGAAATTCCACGACATTCCTAACACTACCGCCCACGCGGTGGCTGCCGCCGCCGATCTCGGCGTGTGGATGGTGAATGTTCACGCCAGCGGCGGGGCACGCATGATGACTGCCGCCAAAGAGGCGTTAACCTCATTCGGGGCCGACGCGCCCCTGTTGATTGCCGTCACCGTGCTGACCAGCATGGAAGGCAGCGATTTGGCTGATCTAGGTATTCAACTCTCTCCGGCGGACTACGCCGAGCGTTTGGCGCGCCTGACACGCGACTGCGGCCTGGACGGCGTGGTGTGCTCCGCGCAGGAAGCCAGCCGTTTCAAAGCCGCGCTGGGGCAAGAGTTTAAACTGGTGACGCCAGGGATCCGCCCGGCGGGCAGCAAAGCCGACGACCAGCGTCGCGTGATGACTCCCGTTGAGGCACTGACGGCGGGCGTCGACTATATGGTGATTGGGCGTCCGATCACCCAATCCGCCGATCCTGCTCAGACCCTGCGTGATATTCGCGCTTCACTGCGTTAA
- a CDS encoding LysR family transcriptional regulator, with amino-acid sequence MSFDGRLLSNISVLAAIVHSGSFARAAEALNLSPSGVSRAVTRLEGSIGVRLFDRTTRAVTLTDEGRTLYEEISPLLAGIGDAVSLASGASTAVHGRLRVNVDTFFSRRILAPHIHSFMQRYPEIAVELVVRDQLGDLVSEGFDIAVRFGHPPSSSLVARKLLETPTATVASPEYLRQHGVPQSPKDLIHHACIQVRSSMTGQPLEWEYSLKGEVFPAKISSRLMVNESGTLLGACLAGAGIARMKTSGIEDLLADGRLVELLTDWKGESFPLYALYPSSHLPPAKVRAFIDFVMQILKIDEVLTT; translated from the coding sequence ATGAGCTTTGATGGACGCCTGCTGTCGAATATCAGCGTATTAGCCGCCATTGTGCACAGCGGCAGTTTTGCGCGTGCCGCAGAAGCCCTGAACTTGTCCCCTTCAGGCGTCAGCCGGGCGGTGACACGGCTCGAAGGCAGTATCGGCGTGCGGCTGTTTGACCGCACCACCCGCGCCGTCACCCTGACCGATGAGGGGCGCACCCTGTATGAAGAGATAAGCCCGCTGCTGGCGGGCATCGGCGACGCGGTGAGCCTGGCGTCCGGCGCTTCTACCGCGGTACACGGTCGGCTGCGGGTCAATGTGGATACCTTCTTCTCGCGGCGCATTCTGGCTCCTCACATCCACTCCTTTATGCAGCGTTACCCGGAAATTGCCGTCGAGCTGGTCGTGCGGGATCAACTGGGGGATTTGGTGTCGGAAGGTTTTGATATCGCGGTGCGCTTCGGCCATCCGCCCTCTTCTTCACTGGTGGCGCGTAAGCTGCTGGAGACGCCCACCGCCACCGTCGCCTCGCCAGAGTATCTGCGCCAGCACGGCGTGCCGCAAAGCCCTAAGGACCTGATTCATCACGCCTGCATTCAGGTCAGAAGCTCTATGACCGGCCAGCCGCTGGAGTGGGAATATTCGCTCAAGGGGGAAGTGTTTCCGGCTAAGATTTCCAGCCGACTCATGGTGAATGAGTCCGGCACCCTGCTCGGTGCCTGTCTGGCGGGCGCGGGAATTGCGCGAATGAAAACCAGCGGCATTGAGGATCTGCTGGCCGATGGCCGATTAGTCGAGCTACTGACCGACTGGAAGGGGGAGAGCTTCCCACTGTACGCCCTCTATCCTTCAAGCCATCTGCCTCCCGCCAAAGTGCGCGCCTTTATCGACTTTGTGATGCAAATACTTAAAATAGACGAGGTGCTGACTACCTAA
- the pgpB gene encoding phosphatidylglycerophosphatase B produces MYHIVRRVLLGTVILLAMPAVVWASGWLWTPGMNPDILRPLFWVTETVSEPWGILTTLVFCAWFLWCLRFRLKAAVMLVVILCASVVIGQYVKDFIKAEVKEPRPYVAWLGTSHEMDVLEFYAMKGKERGKEVKALLGDDSDLPKWLKKSWQSDTGYAFPSGHTMFAATWALLALGILWPRRHFKTVAFMMAWAVIVMGSRLMLGMHWPRDLMASTAISAVLVIIACWLTERFIGPLKPPPAEQREIAEREAEETK; encoded by the coding sequence ATGTATCACATTGTCAGACGTGTCTTGCTAGGCACAGTGATTCTATTGGCCATGCCCGCCGTCGTGTGGGCTTCGGGATGGTTATGGACGCCGGGGATGAATCCGGACATTTTGCGCCCGCTGTTCTGGGTGACGGAAACCGTGAGTGAGCCTTGGGGCATTCTCACCACCCTCGTGTTTTGCGCCTGGTTCCTGTGGTGCCTGCGTTTCCGGCTCAAGGCGGCGGTAATGCTGGTGGTTATTCTCTGCGCGTCCGTTGTCATCGGCCAGTATGTGAAGGATTTCATCAAGGCAGAGGTCAAGGAGCCGCGCCCTTATGTGGCATGGCTGGGCACTTCTCATGAGATGGACGTGCTGGAGTTCTACGCCATGAAAGGCAAGGAGCGGGGCAAAGAGGTGAAAGCCTTGCTGGGGGATGACAGCGACCTGCCGAAATGGCTGAAAAAGAGCTGGCAGAGTGACACTGGCTACGCCTTCCCATCGGGCCACACCATGTTCGCCGCTACCTGGGCGCTGCTGGCTCTGGGTATTCTCTGGCCGCGTCGCCACTTCAAAACCGTGGCCTTTATGATGGCCTGGGCAGTAATTGTAATGGGCAGCCGTTTGATGCTCGGCATGCACTGGCCGCGAGACTTGATGGCCTCTACCGCCATAAGCGCGGTGCTGGTGATCATCGCCTGTTGGCTGACGGAAAGGTTTATTGGGCCACTCAAGCCGCCTCCGGCAGAGCAGCGCGAGATAGCCGAGCGCGAGGCCGAAGAGACAAAATAG
- a CDS encoding TetR/AcrR family transcriptional regulator, producing the protein MAAKRRAETMEENREKLIAAARKAFATKGFAAASMDELTASVGLTRGALYHNFGDKKGLLAAVVAQVDGEIAQRAKQIASVAPDDWSQLVAEGEAYIKMALDPEVQRIVLLDGPAFLGDPSLWPSQNACLEGTRSAVARMVKNGTLKPVDVEAAARLLSGTALNAALWVAASDNPQENLPKAQEAFAMMASGLRR; encoded by the coding sequence ATGGCCGCGAAACGTCGTGCAGAAACAATGGAAGAGAACCGTGAGAAGCTGATCGCCGCCGCGCGCAAGGCTTTTGCTACAAAGGGCTTTGCCGCCGCTTCGATGGATGAACTGACCGCCAGCGTCGGTTTGACCCGTGGCGCGCTGTATCACAACTTCGGCGATAAAAAGGGGCTGTTGGCCGCGGTGGTGGCGCAGGTGGACGGGGAAATAGCCCAGCGGGCGAAGCAGATTGCCAGTGTTGCGCCAGACGATTGGAGCCAGTTGGTGGCCGAAGGCGAGGCTTATATCAAAATGGCCCTCGATCCAGAGGTTCAGCGTATCGTGCTGCTCGACGGTCCGGCTTTCCTCGGCGATCCTTCCCTGTGGCCTAGCCAGAATGCTTGCCTTGAGGGCACGCGATCGGCGGTGGCGAGGATGGTGAAGAATGGCACGCTCAAGCCGGTGGATGTAGAAGCCGCCGCGCGGCTGCTCAGCGGCACGGCGCTTAACGCGGCGCTGTGGGTCGCCGCCAGCGACAATCCGCAGGAAAATCTGCCAAAAGCCCAAGAGGCTTTCGCCATGATGGCCAGCGGCTTGCGCCGGTAG
- a CDS encoding RidA family protein — protein sequence MMNNQAIFPADRHALYEQHGYSAAIRSGDLLFVSGQVGSRADGSAEPDFAAQVRLAFDNLKATLSAAGCGLEDLVDVTTFHTDPEKQFASVMEVKSEVFPSAPYPNWTAVGVNWLAGFDFEIKVIARVPSKVQ from the coding sequence ATGATGAACAATCAAGCAATCTTCCCGGCCGATCGCCATGCTCTTTATGAACAACACGGTTACTCCGCTGCCATTCGTTCCGGCGATTTGCTGTTTGTCTCCGGGCAAGTGGGCAGCCGCGCCGATGGCTCGGCGGAGCCTGACTTTGCGGCTCAGGTCAGACTGGCGTTCGACAATCTAAAAGCCACTCTGAGTGCAGCAGGCTGCGGGTTGGAGGATCTGGTGGACGTCACCACTTTCCACACGGATCCGGAAAAGCAGTTTGCCAGCGTGATGGAAGTGAAGAGTGAAGTGTTTCCAAGCGCGCCCTACCCAAACTGGACCGCAGTGGGCGTGAATTGGCTGGCTGGCTTCGATTTTGAAATCAAAGTTATTGCCCGTGTGCCGAGCAAAGTGCAATAA
- the lapB gene encoding lipopolysaccharide assembly protein LapB, whose product MLELLFLLLPVAAAYGWYMGRRSSQQDKQENANRLSREYVAGVNFLLSNQQDKAVDLFLEMLKEDSSTVEAHLTLGNLFRSRGEVDRAIRIHQSLMESASLTFEQRLLAVQQLGRDYMAAGLYDRAEDMFNQLVKEQDYQVFALEQLLVIHQATSDWQSAIEVAERLVKLGKDNRRKEIAHFWCELALQAMSSDDLDKATGLLKKAASADKLCARVSIMQGRILMAQGDYAKAADALKRVLEQDKELVSETLPMLQECYQHLGQLQAWAEFLKRCVDENTGASAELILAEIIQQAEGREVAQLYINRQLQRHPTMRVFHHLMDYHLADAEEGRAKESLVLLRDMVGEQIRTKPRYRCHKCGFTAHSLYWHCPSCRAWSTIKPIRGLDGQ is encoded by the coding sequence ATGTTAGAGCTGCTGTTTCTGTTGTTGCCCGTTGCGGCCGCCTATGGCTGGTACATGGGGCGCAGAAGTTCTCAGCAGGATAAACAGGAAAATGCTAACCGCCTGTCGCGTGAGTACGTGGCGGGCGTTAACTTTTTGCTGTCCAACCAACAAGATAAAGCCGTCGACCTGTTCCTTGAAATGCTTAAAGAGGACAGCAGCACCGTCGAGGCTCACTTAACGCTGGGCAACTTGTTTCGTTCGCGTGGTGAAGTTGACCGCGCCATCCGCATCCATCAGTCATTGATGGAGAGCGCCTCGCTGACCTTCGAACAACGTCTGCTTGCCGTGCAGCAACTGGGCCGTGACTACATGGCTGCCGGGCTGTATGACCGCGCAGAAGACATGTTCAACCAGCTGGTGAAAGAGCAGGACTACCAAGTCTTTGCTCTGGAGCAGCTGTTGGTCATTCATCAGGCGACCAGCGACTGGCAAAGCGCCATCGAGGTGGCCGAGCGTCTGGTTAAGCTGGGTAAAGACAATCGCCGCAAAGAGATTGCCCATTTCTGGTGTGAACTAGCGCTGCAAGCCATGTCCAGCGACGACCTAGATAAAGCCACCGGCCTGCTGAAGAAAGCCGCCTCGGCCGACAAACTCTGCGCCCGCGTCTCGATCATGCAGGGTCGCATCCTGATGGCTCAGGGCGACTACGCTAAGGCCGCCGACGCCTTAAAACGCGTGCTGGAGCAGGATAAAGAGCTGGTGAGCGAAACCTTGCCGATGCTGCAAGAGTGCTATCAGCACTTAGGCCAGCTGCAGGCGTGGGCTGAATTCCTCAAACGCTGCGTGGATGAAAACACCGGCGCCAGCGCCGAGCTGATTCTGGCTGAGATAATCCAGCAAGCCGAAGGCCGCGAAGTAGCGCAGTTGTACATCAACCGCCAGCTTCAGCGCCATCCGACCATGCGCGTGTTCCATCACCTGATGGATTACCATCTGGCGGATGCAGAAGAGGGGCGTGCCAAGGAGAGTCTGGTCTTACTGCGTGACATGGTAGGGGAGCAGATCCGCACTAAGCCGCGCTATCGCTGCCATAAGTGTGGGTTTACCGCGCATTCGTTGTATTGGCATTGCCCGTCTTGCCGTGCTTGGTCGACCATCAAGCCTATCCGTGGTCTCGACGGCCAATAA
- a CDS encoding NmrA family NAD(P)-binding protein yields the protein MYVITGITGKVGGAVARTLLSKNLPVRGVMRDASKADKWRALGCEVAIAEMDDAKALTEAFKGATGVFILPPSDFDPAPGFPAARIFIEAIVTAISAASPEKVVCLSTIGAQAAQTNLLTQRTLLEQALNALALPVTFLRPGWFMENCALDVASARDAGVIHSYLQPLDKPVPMIATADVGKLAANLLQQRWEGKRVVELEGPRRVTPNDIASTFAQILGRPVVAEVVERHSWEAVFRAQGHQYPSPRMQMIDGFNQEWICFEGPKSERVIGETELEEVLRNLLQA from the coding sequence ATGTATGTGATCACAGGTATTACCGGAAAAGTCGGCGGCGCGGTTGCCCGCACGTTATTGAGCAAAAACCTTCCTGTTCGCGGCGTGATGCGTGATGCCAGCAAAGCCGACAAATGGCGCGCTCTGGGTTGTGAAGTCGCGATTGCCGAGATGGATGACGCCAAGGCACTGACTGAAGCCTTTAAAGGCGCGACCGGCGTCTTCATCCTGCCGCCTTCAGATTTTGACCCGGCTCCGGGCTTCCCGGCGGCGCGCATTTTCATCGAAGCTATCGTCACGGCCATCAGCGCGGCCTCGCCGGAAAAAGTGGTTTGCCTCTCCACCATTGGTGCTCAGGCGGCGCAAACTAACCTGCTGACTCAGCGCACGTTGCTGGAGCAGGCGCTTAATGCGTTGGCGCTGCCAGTTACCTTCCTGCGTCCGGGCTGGTTTATGGAAAACTGCGCGCTGGACGTGGCTTCCGCGCGCGACGCGGGCGTTATTCACAGCTACCTTCAGCCATTGGATAAACCCGTGCCGATGATTGCCACCGCCGACGTCGGCAAGCTGGCGGCCAATTTGCTCCAGCAGCGCTGGGAAGGTAAGCGCGTGGTCGAGTTGGAAGGGCCGCGCCGCGTTACGCCAAACGACATCGCCAGCACCTTCGCGCAGATTCTGGGTCGCCCGGTGGTGGCCGAAGTGGTCGAGCGCCACTCGTGGGAAGCCGTTTTCCGCGCCCAGGGGCATCAGTATCCGTCACCGCGTATGCAGATGATCGACGGTTTTAACCAAGAGTGGATCTGTTTCGAAGGGCCAAAGTCAGAACGCGTCATTGGCGAAACCGAGCTGGAAGAGGTGCTGCGTAACCTGCTGCAAGCCTAA
- a CDS encoding LapA family protein: protein MKYLLIFLVVLVVLVISITLGAHNDQVVTFNYLLAQGDYRVSTLLAVLFATGFVLGWVICGLFYLRVRLSLGRAQRKIKRLEQQIEPEPVVVPTVTPTVISKE from the coding sequence GTGAAATATTTGCTGATATTTTTAGTTGTGTTGGTCGTGTTGGTGATATCCATCACCCTCGGCGCCCACAACGATCAGGTGGTAACTTTCAATTATCTGCTGGCGCAGGGCGACTATCGCGTCTCCACGCTGCTGGCTGTGCTATTTGCGACCGGCTTCGTGCTGGGTTGGGTGATCTGTGGTCTGTTCTATCTGCGCGTTCGCCTGTCTCTAGGCCGCGCTCAGCGTAAAATCAAGCGTCTGGAACAGCAAATCGAACCTGAACCTGTGGTTGTTCCCACTGTCACGCCTACTGTTATCAGTAAGGAATAA
- the ribA gene encoding GTP cyclohydrolase II: protein MQLKRVAEAKLPTPWGDFLMVGFEELATGHDHLALVFGDITGDTPVLARVHSECLTGDALFSLRCDCGFQLEAALNHIAEEGRGILMYHRQEGRNIGLLNKIRAYALQDKGYDTVEANHQLGFAADERDFTLCADMFKLLGVPAVRLLTNNPKKVEILTEAGINIVERVPLIVGKNPKNEHYLATKAAKMGHLLEK, encoded by the coding sequence ATGCAGCTGAAACGTGTGGCAGAAGCCAAATTACCTACACCATGGGGTGATTTCCTGATGGTGGGTTTCGAAGAACTGGCAACCGGTCACGACCATCTGGCACTGGTTTTTGGTGATATTACTGGCGACACGCCGGTACTCGCTCGCGTTCATTCCGAATGCCTGACGGGAGACGCGCTGTTCAGCCTGCGCTGTGATTGTGGTTTCCAACTGGAAGCCGCGCTAAATCATATCGCCGAAGAAGGACGTGGCATTCTGATGTACCACCGCCAGGAAGGTCGTAACATCGGTTTGCTGAACAAAATCCGCGCCTATGCATTACAAGATAAAGGCTACGACACCGTAGAAGCCAACCACCAGCTAGGCTTTGCCGCCGATGAGCGTGACTTCACCCTGTGTGCCGATATGTTCAAGCTGCTGGGCGTCCCTGCCGTTCGCCTGTTGACCAACAACCCGAAAAAGGTCGAAATCCTCACCGAAGCCGGGATCAACATCGTCGAGCGCGTGCCGCTGATCGTCGGCAAAAACCCGAAAAACGAACACTATCTGGCAACCAAAGCCGCCAAGATGGGCCACCTGTTAGAAAAGTAA
- a CDS encoding Arc family DNA-binding protein, which produces MSEISTLTIKIPVELKELIRAAAAESERSLSAEVCERLEESFAPKGKKAAKNPEHEIDNQHTSENTEPALTQKEIKKLRTLLVSVRKTISKKK; this is translated from the coding sequence ATGAGCGAGATATCTACCCTGACCATCAAGATACCTGTGGAATTAAAAGAGTTAATTCGTGCCGCAGCGGCTGAATCAGAGCGTTCATTAAGTGCCGAAGTGTGCGAGCGCCTAGAGGAAAGCTTTGCACCGAAGGGGAAAAAGGCCGCCAAAAATCCAGAACATGAAATCGACAACCAGCACACCAGCGAAAACACCGAACCGGCGCTGACTCAAAAAGAGATCAAAAAACTCCGCACCCTGCTGGTCTCCGTTCGCAAGACCATCAGTAAGAAGAAGTAG